The sequence below is a genomic window from Nostoc flagelliforme CCNUN1.
TCTGAACGTATCATCCAGACTAACCTCAACAAAATTCTTCAAGATAGAACAACACTGGTGATTGCTCATCGCCTTTCAACAGTACGCAATGCTGACAAAATTTTGGTGCTAGATAGAGGTCTTTTGGTTGAAAGTGGAACTCACGATGAATTAATGGCTAAACGCGGTCACTACTTCTACCTGAATCAACAGCAACTTACCATAGCAATTTGAACTAAAATGCCTCTTCAGTTTTTATTCCTTAGCTTTGCTAAAAACCAGAAAAATCCAATATTTGAAATCCAAAATGGTATGACCAATTATGCCAAATGAATTTACCACCCAAGAGCAGTTTAGTCAGAACGGTCACTACCCTAGTAGTCAACTGGACTTGAACGATTCCAAAAAAACACCATCCTCACGAGAGCCAAAATCCTATGCACCTCTAAGTGAAGACTGGTCTTCTTTAACAAAAGAACTGATTGATACCTTACCACGGATTTGGACACGCGGCTTGTTGTATTGGCTAGTAGTATTTGCTGCAATTGTTTTACCTTGGGCAATGCTATCCAAAGTAGACGAAACAGGTAGCGCCAGAGGACGACTTGAACCTCGAGGGAGAACTGTGAGATTAGATGCACCCGTTACCGGAAAAGTTACAGCCATCAAGGTAAAAGAAGGCCAAACTGTAGCTTCAGGGCAAATTTTACTGGAATTGGAATCAGAATTAACTCGTACTGAACTGCAACAAACTCAGGTAAAACTTGAGGGTCAACAAAATCGAGTTAATCAGCTTCAGTTATTAAAAAATCAACTGGAAATGTCTTTACGCACTCAGCAATTGCAAAATCAAGCTCAAGAATCTGAGCAACTTGCTCAACTTGACCAAATACGGCAGAGGTTTAGTTCCAGTAAACAAGTATATGCCCTAGAAGTCGGTCGCCTCAAACTAGCTCAAAACGAGGTACAACGTTATCGATATCTTTTGCAAAAGGGCGCTATTTCCAAGAGTAAATTAGAAGAAATAGAAGGTGCAATGTTTGAGCGGCAAAGACTTTTAGAACAAGCTCAATCAGATATTCAACAGGCAAATACCGAGATTGGCAAACAACAAAGCACTAATCAACGTATTAGACGCACAGGTGAACTTGCAGTCTTGGATAGTCAGAAACAACTTAAAGAACTCCAGGCTCAAGCTGTAGATTTACAATCAGAAATTTCTCAAACTAAAAAACAAATTCATTCTTTGCAATTTCAATTACAACAGCAAACACTCCGTGCTCCAATTGATGGCACAATTTTTCAGTTGTCTATCAATAACGCCGGGACAGTTGTACAGCCAGGGCAGATGGTTACTCAAATTGCACCTAAAGGAGTACCTCTGATATTCCGAGCAGAAATGCCTAGTCAAGAAAGTGGTTTTCTGCATGTAGGAATGCCAGTCAAAATTAAATTTGATGCTTATCCTTTCCAGGATTATGGAGTGATAGAAGGCAAACTCCACTGGATTTCACCAGACTCCAAAGTTGTGGAAACTGCCCAAGGTAAGATAGAAAACTTTGAATTAGAAATTGCAGTGCCACAGACTTATATTCGCTGCTGTCTTTGCGGCAACTCCACCGCAAGTTGTCAAACCAATATTGACATCGATTGGGGCGCATCTGATTTTGGTTGAAGAACTTATTGAGCCACAATTAGACGAGATGTTGCGCTTAAAAATTCTCTCAGACTTGTTTTCTAAATGGTTAAAGCAACAAATTGAGCTAATTTCTGGTTCTTCCGCTATTTTTATGAAGAATTAATAGTAAAACACCATCTGTCAAATAAACAATTATTTGTCGTTGTTAACATATTAGTGTCGCTCACTTGATGAAAGAAAGCTAAATTAAGCTTGATCAAGGATTAGCCCATTATACGCAAACAGCATAAGTCTTTTTTATTTGCCGTTGTTCCAAAAAATCCAAAGTGCTACAGCCTAGTAGAGATGGAAATTCCATCAATTTAGAAGTTTAACGACATTAATTTGATAACACGACAAATAAATTGTTATCCGACACCTGACGTTGTAGAAATTTTTAATAGGGCATCTCTACATAACTCTCAGTCAGAAGCTAGTAGTCGCCAAGCAGAATTTATTTTGGAACAATGGCAATTAGCACAACTATCCCAAGATACTAACAGAAAAATACTAGCGAAAGAATTATTAGATGAAAGTCAATCAAAAAAAATTGTTTGATTGCTACTAAATAATCCATACAATTCAGGTGAAAGTTTTTCTAGCTCCATGATTTTTCATTTCGCAGACAACAGTCTCCCGCTAGATAAGCGTTTTATCTGCTGGTCTCATTATCTGTGTTTGTGTCGTCCTGACTTAGTTGTTGCTGAAACTCAGATATTGAACCTGTAGTTACGGCTTTTTCTAACAATTGATTCAATAACTCAATATCATATAATTTATTCAGTTTTTCCACTAATTCAGTAGGAACATCTTTAAATCGAATTGTTAGAATTTGAGCAATATATTTCTGGGTAGCTTCTGCTATACCTATGCGTTCTATGCTTGTAATGTATGTCATCTCTTGTTCAGCCTCAAAACGCTTTAATTCAGCTTTGAAATTTAAGTCTAACTCCGGTGGTAGAGTCATTAATCTATCTAGCAACCGGAATAATTGAAATATTTTGTCTCTACTATAGCCTAACTGATACATTCGTTTAATTAGGCTCAACTTCCACTGCAAACGAAGAGTTAAATCTTGAGTTGTCGCTTGTGTCCGCAGGTGCGCCATCACCAGTACAGCAAAAGGACTATCACTTTGTTCTAATTCTAACCAACGAGATTCATAGTCCAGTAGCTTGACAATGGGAAACTGAAGACTCAAACGACATCCCCAACGTCCATAACTATATTCTTGCGGTCGCCAATTGGCTTGATTATCCCCCAGAATTGCCAAGCTAACCACTTCCCGATCATAACGGTCAAAAATTCTGTAATGGTACGAAAACATCCGTTTAGTGAAGTTGGTATCTATTTGACTTTGAATTTCCAGATGAATCAGCAACCAAGTTTCCTTTCCATCATTTAGCCAAACTTTGATTAGCTTATCGACAAATTGCTTACCAACTTCAGATTCTTTTATCAACTGCTGAAGTTCTTGCTCAAGAAAATCATAGCCTCGTTCCCAGTCAATTTCTGCTTGAATCTCTGGAAAAAAGAATGCAAGAAAGGCTTCAAAGTATTGTTCTACACCTTCTTTCCAAGCACCGTCGTAATCGGCTCGTACTTCACTCACAGGTTGTCTTACCTCTACTAGCTCACATCTTACCAGGAATCACAAAATTTACTCAATGTTATGGGTTTTTACATAGCAGTTAAAGTATTTGCGAATATCCGAAACACCTAGTAAGGAATGATTACTGAGTTGAAGCTGTTAGAGCCAAACTCAATCAATCGCTTAAGGGTGGATTGCAAAGCATAGATGATCTTAGAGATAGTCAAATAATCGCACCAGAATGACTTTTTTTGGGACAGTTAGATCAAGTTTGGGGCAAGGAGGTAAAAAAGTTAGGCGAGAGATGACAAATTGGGGTATAAGGTTACGTAAAGGACTATTATCGTCACCTAGTTTTTATGTCCGGTCGCATCCTGAAAGTCAATAATAATACTCTGCCTTCCGTGATGGATTGGTGGGCTCAGCCGGATGTGTTGGCGATGTTGTTGTCAGAGAAGCGTAGTGAGTCCACGCGGAGAGCTTATGATCGGGACATTAAAGATTTTTTTGCCAAGATGTTTGGGGTGGAATCGACGGCGGAATGGGTGGTGCGATTTTTGGCACTGCCGGGGGCGCAAGCACTCTTGTGGGTGGTCAAGTACAAAGCCAAGATGATTGAGCAGGGGTTATCGGAGGCCACGCTTAACCGGCGGTTGTCAGCTCTGCGGGCGCTAGTGCATAAGGGTAGAGTGTTGGGCGTTTGTGGTTACACCTTGGAGGATATTAAGGGTGAAACTGTCATTAAATACCGAGATACCAGTGGTGTTACTCCCCAGGAATTTAAGCAGATACTTTTGACTTGCGATCCAACGACGGCGAAGGGGGTCAGGGATTATGCTTTGCTGCGCTTGCTTTGGGATAATGCGCTGCGGCGGGGGGAGATTGCGAAGTTAAAGATGGGGGATTTTGACCGTCAAAATAGCAAACTGCTGATTTTGGGTAAGGGAAGGGGTAGTCAACGGGAGACGATTGATTTAACTCCCAAGACTAGGGATGCAATTTGTTATTGGTTGGCGTTTCGGGGGTTGGCATCAACAGTAGATGCGTTGTTTGTGGCGTTGGATCTGAATACGCCGGGGCATCCTTTGACGGATACGGGGATTGCCAAGATGGTAAGAACGCGGGCGAAAAAGGCGAATATTAGTAAGCCGTTAAGTCCGCACCGCATTCGGCACAGTTCGATTACGGCGGCGTTGGATGCGGGGCAGAGTGTGCGGGAGGTGCAGAAACTCAGTCGGCACAGCAAGTTGGAGACGTTGATGATTTATGACGATAATCGACAGCAGCACCAGTTGAAGGTGAGTAGCGTGCTGGCGGATTTGGTTTGATGGTGTCTAGTGTTCAGATCCGCTCTGTACCAACCCTAGCGGCAATACCTAAGTCTACAGGTTATTCTAGTTTCTAGTCTATTAATTTTATTCCTCAAGATACTCTACCACCGCCGTCAGGTCTGCCATAGCCCGATCAAATCGATTTAACAAAGCTTGGGCTACTTCTGGGTCAGCGTTGACAGTTGCTAGTTTTTTCCGTACACAACGGTCAAGGGCTTCTAGCCACAGCGACAAGCCTGTATGCCGAATTGCTGATAATAACCCCATGTTGGTGAGGACAGCAATCATGAAAACCAAGTTGGTCTTGTCCGCTCTATGACGTACTATTGAAATATAAACTCTGTAAGTTAGTATCTTTGTTACTTACAAACTTACAGAGTTACGAACAAACAAAGCTACGGAGTTAGGATGTGCATATTATTGCTGTTGTGAACGGAAAGGGGGGGTCAGCTAAGACGACAACTAGCGTCAATTTAGCAGCCATCCTTGCTGAGAAATCAAAAGTATTGTTGGTGGATGCAGATCCTCAAGGTTCTGCTACTTGGTGGGCAGAGCGCAATGAGCGAGATTTTGAATTATCTAAGGAAACAGATACGAATGAGTTGTTAAAACTTAAAAAAGTAAAAGGGTTTGATTTTATTATTGTGGACACTCCTCCGGCACTCCACTTTGAAGCACTGAAAATTACTATCGATGCGGCTGATTTTGTTTTGCTGCCATCTCCCCCAGCCCCAATGGATCTTCAGGCACTGATTGAAACTGTGCAGGCAACGATCATGCCAGCAAATGTTAAGTTTCGAGTTTTATTAACCCGTGTTGATCCTCGTAGTTTGGGTAAGGCACTTGATGCTCAACAGGCACTCATGCAAGGAGGTATTCCTGCATTTAACGGTTTTGTCAGGGCTTATGCTGTTCATGAACAAGCGGCTCTTGATGGCATACCAATTACTCAAGTTCGCGGAAAAATAGCTCGTGAAGCTGAAGGGGATTATCGGCGTATTGCTGATGAGCTTTTGAGAGAGGTGAAAACTCATGGCTAAAGCACGTCGTCGTTTATCTGATCTTGTCCACGAAGAAACGCAAAAAATCAGAGAGCCAAACTTACAGACTTCGGAAGTTACAAAGTCTGAAAGTTTATCAGAAAATCCAAGTGAAGCAGAAGACCAAGTTACAGACTTACAGACTTCTAAAATTCCAAACTCTGAAGGTTTACTGGAAACTCCGAATGAAGTAGAAGACCAAGTTACAGACTTACAGACTTCGGAAGCTACAAACTCTGTAACATTATCCGAACCCGAACCTTTAAGCAAAACAGACTCAACAGAACAACAGACTACCAAGGTCACAGACTTACAGACTTCTAAAATTACAAACTCTGAAGGTTTACTGGAAACTCCGAGTGAAGTAGAAGACAAAGTTACAGAACAACAGACTGCCAAAGTTACAGACTTACAGACTTCTGGAATTACAAAGCCTGTAACTCTACCAGAATCTTCAAGTGAAGTAGAAGAAAGAGTTACAGAACAACAGGCTTCCAATGTTACAGACTTACAGACTAATAAATATTCAGAGTCTGTTTCTTCTACGCAAATTGCTATTGAGCGGGAGGGTGAAGAAGTCAACAAAACTACAAAGTTACAAAGTTTGCAAGATACAGACTTACAGAGTACCGAACTTCCGAAGTATTTAAAATTGGAGCGCAAGGAAGCACGATTGAGACAGGATCAGATTGACGCACTTACCGATCTCACCCGGAAATTAAATAGAACGAAACAAGTTAAAGGTGGTGAGAGACTTACAGACAATACTTTGATCCGTGTTGCAGTAGATTTACTGCTGAGTAAAGCTTCGGAGCTTCAAGGTACTACAGGAGATGAGTTACGAAGCTCCTTAAATCTGTAAGTTTGGGAGTTTGGGAGTTTGTAA
It includes:
- a CDS encoding HlyD family secretion protein, coding for MPNEFTTQEQFSQNGHYPSSQLDLNDSKKTPSSREPKSYAPLSEDWSSLTKELIDTLPRIWTRGLLYWLVVFAAIVLPWAMLSKVDETGSARGRLEPRGRTVRLDAPVTGKVTAIKVKEGQTVASGQILLELESELTRTELQQTQVKLEGQQNRVNQLQLLKNQLEMSLRTQQLQNQAQESEQLAQLDQIRQRFSSSKQVYALEVGRLKLAQNEVQRYRYLLQKGAISKSKLEEIEGAMFERQRLLEQAQSDIQQANTEIGKQQSTNQRIRRTGELAVLDSQKQLKELQAQAVDLQSEISQTKKQIHSLQFQLQQQTLRAPIDGTIFQLSINNAGTVVQPGQMVTQIAPKGVPLIFRAEMPSQESGFLHVGMPVKIKFDAYPFQDYGVIEGKLHWISPDSKVVETAQGKIENFELEIAVPQTYIRCCLCGNSTASCQTNIDIDWGASDFG
- a CDS encoding ParA family protein, translated to MHIIAVVNGKGGSAKTTTSVNLAAILAEKSKVLLVDADPQGSATWWAERNERDFELSKETDTNELLKLKKVKGFDFIIVDTPPALHFEALKITIDAADFVLLPSPPAPMDLQALIETVQATIMPANVKFRVLLTRVDPRSLGKALDAQQALMQGGIPAFNGFVRAYAVHEQAALDGIPITQVRGKIAREAEGDYRRIADELLREVKTHG
- a CDS encoding tyrosine-type recombinase/integrase; the protein is MDWWAQPDVLAMLLSEKRSESTRRAYDRDIKDFFAKMFGVESTAEWVVRFLALPGAQALLWVVKYKAKMIEQGLSEATLNRRLSALRALVHKGRVLGVCGYTLEDIKGETVIKYRDTSGVTPQEFKQILLTCDPTTAKGVRDYALLRLLWDNALRRGEIAKLKMGDFDRQNSKLLILGKGRGSQRETIDLTPKTRDAICYWLAFRGLASTVDALFVALDLNTPGHPLTDTGIAKMVRTRAKKANISKPLSPHRIRHSSITAALDAGQSVREVQKLSRHSKLETLMIYDDNRQQHQLKVSSVLADLV
- a CDS encoding RpnC/YadD family protein → MSEVRADYDGAWKEGVEQYFEAFLAFFFPEIQAEIDWERGYDFLEQELQQLIKESEVGKQFVDKLIKVWLNDGKETWLLIHLEIQSQIDTNFTKRMFSYHYRIFDRYDREVVSLAILGDNQANWRPQEYSYGRWGCRLSLQFPIVKLLDYESRWLELEQSDSPFAVLVMAHLRTQATTQDLTLRLQWKLSLIKRMYQLGYSRDKIFQLFRLLDRLMTLPPELDLNFKAELKRFEAEQEMTYITSIERIGIAEATQKYIAQILTIRFKDVPTELVEKLNKLYDIELLNQLLEKAVTTGSISEFQQQLSQDDTNTDNETSR